From the Glandiceps talaboti chromosome 10, keGlaTala1.1, whole genome shotgun sequence genome, one window contains:
- the LOC144440966 gene encoding flotillin-1-like isoform X2, whose protein sequence is MGFEVCGPNEAMVVSGCCHSRPLLVAGGRTFVWPVIQQLQRLSLNTMTLKIDTPNVYTRLGVPVSVTGIAQVKVQGQNQEMLLAACQQFLGKRTSEIEKVAMETLEGHQRAIMGNMTVEEIYKDRKKFSKNVFEVASSDLVNMGISVVSYTLKDIRDDHGYLKALGMSRTAQVHRDARIGESVAKKDSGIKEARAKEETMAAKYSNDIDIAKSQRDFEVKKAAYDQEVQTRKAESELAYDLQAAKTKQRIKEEQMQIKVVERAQQIHVQEQEISRREKELEAQVKQPAMAEKYRLETLAEANKRRVTLEAEAHAESIRLKGEAEAYAVEAKAKAEAEQMAKKADAWKDYQDAAMIDMVLDTMPKVAAEIAAPLSQVKKVTMVSSGKGDVGASKLTNEVMDIMDRLPKVVEGMTGVNIAKSMKLANRV, encoded by the exons ATGGGTTTCGAAGTTTGCGGCCCGAATGAGGCCATGGTCGTGTCAG GATGCTGCCATTCCAGACCATTGCTTGTAGCTGGTGGTCGTACATTTGTGTGGCCAGTTATTCAGCAGCTTCAACGGCTGAGTCTGAATACGATGACTTTGAAAATAGACACTCCAAATGTGTACACAAGGTTAGGTGTCCCTGTGTCTGTGACAGGCATTGCACAG gtcaaagttcaaggtcAGAATCAAGAAATGCTTTTGGCTGCCTGCCAGCAGTTTCTTGGTAAAAGAACTTCCGAGATTGAGAAAGTTGCTATGGAAACCCTTGAAGGTCATCAGCGTgccatcatgggaaatatgactGTTGAG GAAATCTACAAAGACAGGAAGAAGTTTTCTAAGAATGTGTTTGAAGTGGCTTCATCCGATCTGGTTAACATGGGTATCAGTGTGGTCAGCTACACTCTGAAAGATATCAGAGATGATCAT GGATACCTGAAAGCTCTTGGTATGTCTCGTACTGCGCAAGTACACAGAGATGCTCGCATTGGTGAGTCAGTCGCCAAGAAAGACTCAGGGatcaag GAAGCAAGAGCTAAAGAAGAAACTATGGCTGCCAAGTATTcaaatgacattgacattgCCAAGTCTCAGAGAGATTTTGAAGTCAAGAAGGCTGCGTACGACCAAGAAGTTCAAACCAGGAAAGCTGAATCTGAGCTGGCATATGATTTACAG GCTGCAAAGACAAAACAACGCATCAAGGAAGAACAAATGCAAATCAAAGTTGTTGAACGTGCCCAGCAGATCCATGTCCAGGAACAGGAAATCAGTCGTCGTGAGAAGGAGTTAGAGGCCCAAGTCAAACAACCTGCTATGGCAGAGAAGTATAGACTGGAAACACTAGCTGAAGCCAACAA GAGGAGGGTAACTTTAGAGGCTGAAGCACATGCTGAATCTATTCGG CTGAAGGGAGAGGCTGAAGCCTATGCTGTGGAAGCTAAAGCTAAAGCTGAGGCAGAACAGATGGCAAAGAAAGCTGATGCATGGAAAGATTACCAGGATGCTGCAATGATTGATATGGTGTTAGACACAATGCCAAAG GTAGCTGCTGAGATTGCTGCACCGTTGTCACAGGTGAAGAAGGTTACCATGGTTTCATCTGGTAAGGGTGATGTCGGTGCTTCTAAACTGACCAATGAAGTGATGGATATCATGGACAGATTGCCAAAGGTAGTCGAAGGAATGACTGGTGTTAATATTGCTAAG TCAATGAAGCTGGCCAACCGTGTTTAG
- the LOC144441325 gene encoding iron-sulfur cluster transfer protein NUBPL-like, with protein sequence MIVTSTLKTVFIRIRPHFGVVPRQQAVCYAKEHYSTHGNPLGISGSAPQNRDQRQKLIDERLKKGLPKKWPIAGVKQVILVASGKGGVGKSTTAVNLALGISVNNQDKSVGLLDADIYGPSIPRLMNLVDQQPELTAQKLMKPLVNYGISCMSMGFLVEEISPIVWRGLMVMSMIEKLLRQVSWGPLDYLVIDMPPGTGDVQLSISQLIPVTGAVIVSTPQDIALLDARKGAEMFKKVDIPVLGIVQNMSVFECPKCHHQTHIFGHDGARNVAMEMGVDILGDIPLDIGIRETSDSGKPVIVSNPHSSAAEAYRTLAEKVLSCLPKYVDPITN encoded by the exons ATGATCGTAACGTCGACTCTGAAAACTGTTTTCATCCGAATTCGTCCACATTTTGGTGTTGTACCTAGACAACAAGCTGTATGCTATGCAAAGGAACATTACTCTACGCATGGGAATCCACTG GGCATCAGTGGTTCAGCTCCCCAAAATAGAGACCAGAGACAAAAGTTGATAGATGAAAGACTAAAGAAAGGACTTCCTAAGAAATGGCCTATAGCTGGTGTAAAACAAGTCATTTTGGTGGCTTCTGGTAAAGGTGGAGTTGGTAAATCAACAACAGCAG TAAATTTGGCACTTGGAATATCAGTCAATAATCag GACAAATCTGTTGGATTGCTTGATGCAGACATCTATGGTCCTTCAATACCACGGTTAATGAACTTAGTTGATCAACAACCAGAACTAACTGCAC AAAAACTAATGAAGCCCTTGGTTAACTATGGCATTTCTTG CATGTCAATGGGGTTCCTTGTAGAGGAGATATCCCCTATAGTATGGAGAGGTTTAATGGTTATGTCAATGATTGAAAAATTACTAAGACAG GTATCCTGGGGTCCATTGGACTACCTTGTTATAGACATGCCACCTGGTACAGGTGATGTCCAACTATCTATCTCACAACTCATACCagttacag GTGCTGTTATTGTCTCCACTCCACAAGATATAGCTTTATTGGACGCAAGGAAAGGAGCTGAGATGTTCAAAAAAGTTGACATACCT GTTCTTGGGATAGTACAGAATATGAGTGTTTTTGAATGTCCAAAATGTCACCATCAAACACACATCTTTGGACATGATGGTGCTAGgaatgttgccatggaaatgggAGTAGACATTCTTG GTGATATACCACTAGACATTGGTATACGTGAGACTAGTGATAGCGGTAAACCTGTCATCGTATCAAACCCACACAGTTCTGCAGCTGAAGCATATAGGACACTTGCTGAAAAAGTTTTAAGTTGTCTTCCCAAGTATGTTGATCCCATTACTAATTGA
- the LOC144440966 gene encoding flotillin-1-like isoform X1 has product MGFEVCGPNEAMVVSGCCHSRPLLVAGGRTFVWPILQQVQRLSLNTMTLKIDTSNVYTRLGVPISVTGIAQVKVQGQNQEMLLAACQQFLGKRTSEIEKVAMETLEGHQRAIMGNMTVEEIYKDRKKFSKNVFEVASSDLVNMGISVVSYTLKDIRDDHGYLKALGMSRTAQVHRDARIGESVAKKDSGIKEARAKEETMAAKYSNDIDIAKSQRDFEVKKAAYDQEVQTRKAESELAYDLQAAKTKQRIKEEQMQIKVVERAQQIHVQEQEISRREKELEAQVKQPAMAEKYRLETLAEANKRRVTLEAEAHAESIRLKGEAEAYAVEAKAKAEAEQMAKKADAWKDYQDAAMIDMVLDTMPKVAAEIAAPLSQVKKVTMVSSGKGDVGASKLTNEVMDIMDRLPKVVEGMTGVNIAKSMKLANRV; this is encoded by the exons ATGGGTTTCGAAGTTTGCGGCCCGAATGAGGCCATGGTCGTGTCAG GATGTTGTCACTCCAGGCCATTGCTTGTCGCTGGTGGTCGTACATTTGTGTGGCCTATATTGCAACAAGTTCAACGACTTAGCCTTAACACGATGACACTGAAGATCGATACGTCCAATGTATACACTAGGTTAGGTGTACCAATATCGGTTACAGGCATTGCGCAG gtcaaagttcaaggtcAGAATCAAGAAATGCTTTTGGCTGCCTGCCAGCAGTTTCTTGGTAAAAGAACTTCCGAGATTGAGAAAGTTGCTATGGAAACCCTTGAAGGTCATCAGCGTgccatcatgggaaatatgactGTTGAG GAAATCTACAAAGACAGGAAGAAGTTTTCTAAGAATGTGTTTGAAGTGGCTTCATCCGATCTGGTTAACATGGGTATCAGTGTGGTCAGCTACACTCTGAAAGATATCAGAGATGATCAT GGATACCTGAAAGCTCTTGGTATGTCTCGTACTGCGCAAGTACACAGAGATGCTCGCATTGGTGAGTCAGTCGCCAAGAAAGACTCAGGGatcaag GAAGCAAGAGCTAAAGAAGAAACTATGGCTGCCAAGTATTcaaatgacattgacattgCCAAGTCTCAGAGAGATTTTGAAGTCAAGAAGGCTGCGTACGACCAAGAAGTTCAAACCAGGAAAGCTGAATCTGAGCTGGCATATGATTTACAG GCTGCAAAGACAAAACAACGCATCAAGGAAGAACAAATGCAAATCAAAGTTGTTGAACGTGCCCAGCAGATCCATGTCCAGGAACAGGAAATCAGTCGTCGTGAGAAGGAGTTAGAGGCCCAAGTCAAACAACCTGCTATGGCAGAGAAGTATAGACTGGAAACACTAGCTGAAGCCAACAA GAGGAGGGTAACTTTAGAGGCTGAAGCACATGCTGAATCTATTCGG CTGAAGGGAGAGGCTGAAGCCTATGCTGTGGAAGCTAAAGCTAAAGCTGAGGCAGAACAGATGGCAAAGAAAGCTGATGCATGGAAAGATTACCAGGATGCTGCAATGATTGATATGGTGTTAGACACAATGCCAAAG GTAGCTGCTGAGATTGCTGCACCGTTGTCACAGGTGAAGAAGGTTACCATGGTTTCATCTGGTAAGGGTGATGTCGGTGCTTCTAAACTGACCAATGAAGTGATGGATATCATGGACAGATTGCCAAAGGTAGTCGAAGGAATGACTGGTGTTAATATTGCTAAG TCAATGAAGCTGGCCAACCGTGTTTAG
- the LOC144441406 gene encoding uncharacterized protein LOC144441406 produces MATIVRTVRPILFSTRLQRGQQVCGTHRVNYCTSSGKDTGAKPKTEKVVKAAAKPEPPKEVKQVKPETVKAVKAEPVKPKEEFRNDQYDSKDYYGYNKWSFYDIESAMIPHRVKQPSPYQKY; encoded by the exons ATGGCGACAATTGTGAGGACTGTGCGGCCGATCTTGTTTAGTACGAGACTGCAG AGAGGACAGCAAGTATGTGGAACACATCGTGTGAACTACTGTACATCCTCAGGTAAAGATACTGGTGCAAAACCCAAAACAGAGAAAGTGGTCAAAGCAGCAGCTAAGCCAG AACCACCTAAAGAAGTGAAGCAAGTCAAACCAGAGACAGTCAAAGCAGTGAAAGCTGAACCAGTGAAACCAAAGGAAGAATTTAGAAATGATCAATATGACAGCAAGGATTACTATGGTTACAACAAATGGTCATTTTATGATATCGAGTCAGCAATGATTCCACATAGAGTTAAACAACCATCACCATATCAGAAATACTAG